A genomic stretch from Aminobacter aminovorans includes:
- a CDS encoding ABC transporter substrate-binding protein has translation MTNFTRSASMATIMAFAAGTAFAQDSTDVVKIPTHNWSSQIVGAHIVGKLLEKGGAKVEYVSADSQVVYTALCEGDVSLVHEVWEGAFGVAFQKVVKEGCVVDAATHDAKTREEWWYPTYVEEVCPGLPAWEALNACADKFATAETAPKGRFLGGPVDWLKHDAERVEALGMNFEVVNAGSSAALWAELESAVKRKEPIVLFNWTPNFVEALYDGKFVEFPAFDPKCKDDPAWGSNKELSYDCGNPKDGYLKIAAWKEFPTKWPKAYAILQKINFSNMDIAVQAKLADIDNMEPEAAADKWLADNEARWKAWLGSAS, from the coding sequence ATGACCAATTTTACCAGATCTGCAAGCATGGCCACGATCATGGCTTTTGCCGCCGGCACGGCGTTCGCCCAGGATTCGACCGACGTCGTCAAGATCCCGACTCACAACTGGTCGAGCCAGATCGTTGGCGCCCACATCGTCGGCAAGCTGCTCGAGAAGGGCGGTGCCAAGGTCGAATACGTCTCCGCCGACAGCCAAGTCGTCTACACCGCCCTGTGCGAAGGCGACGTCAGCCTCGTGCATGAAGTCTGGGAAGGTGCTTTCGGCGTTGCTTTCCAGAAGGTGGTCAAGGAAGGCTGCGTCGTCGATGCCGCCACCCATGATGCCAAGACCCGCGAAGAATGGTGGTACCCGACCTATGTCGAGGAGGTCTGCCCCGGCCTGCCCGCCTGGGAAGCGCTGAACGCCTGCGCCGACAAGTTCGCCACGGCCGAAACAGCGCCCAAGGGCCGGTTCCTCGGCGGCCCGGTCGACTGGCTCAAGCATGACGCCGAACGTGTCGAAGCTCTCGGAATGAACTTCGAGGTCGTCAACGCAGGATCGTCGGCAGCATTGTGGGCGGAGCTCGAATCCGCCGTCAAGCGCAAGGAGCCGATCGTCCTGTTCAACTGGACACCCAACTTCGTCGAGGCTCTCTATGACGGCAAGTTCGTCGAGTTCCCGGCCTTCGATCCCAAATGTAAGGACGATCCGGCCTGGGGTTCCAATAAGGAACTCAGCTACGACTGCGGAAATCCGAAGGACGGCTATTTGAAGATCGCCGCCTGGAAGGAATTCCCGACCAAGTGGCCCAAGGCCTACGCCATCCTGCAGAAGATCAACTTCTCCAACATGGACATCGCCGTGCAGGCGAAGCTCGCCGACATCGACAATATGGAGCCCGAGGCGGCCGCCGACAAATGGCTGGCCGACAACGAGGCGCGCTGGAAGGCCTGGCTGGGTTCGGCCAGCTAA
- a CDS encoding ABC transporter permease: protein MSAAILTRQEAMEPQKPLAAITKPLLVVLPFLVLLLAASLLPDWAVRVPKDWTIPFVDWANTVFDHLRDDAIFGLFSFRDLTRAIAELITWPLTFVEGLLVSGLPGIGVAAMPWVMTAGLAGVLGWYLKDWRLGALAAGCVAYMAIFGKWELSMITLSVVLVAAPIAGLIGFGIGIIAVKKQWFEALIVPLLNVLQSLPHFSYLIPIAVFIGVGHKAGTIATVIFAIPPMARLTILGLKGVAEEVREAGKMAGCTRFQTLWMVEIPSARQPLLVGVNQVIMQCLAMVVIASFVGARGLGHDLLFRLQALKIGQALESGVAIVLMAITLDQLSRAAAHKEPSHVAPDASLLQRFPFFAASLVVVVASLLLAAITPWAQAWPSELALSTAPFWDALVDWVTVTLYDPLQYLRNAMLLYVLIPIRDLFQSIPWTAMVALVAAAGWSLGGFRLAAIVSGFVLFIAFAGYWERSLITAYMVTVAVLLCIMIGLPIGIWAARSERRTGIVKLMCDTFQTFPSFIYLIPVIMLFKVGDVAAISAIIIYAMIPIVRYTIFGLRNVPQEIVEAGITSGCTQRQLLWNIRMPLAFPEIMLGINQTIMFALFMVIIAAFIGTKDIGQEIFRALTFNDAGKGLVLGLCVAFMGLTADQLITAWATKRKQRLGLAA, encoded by the coding sequence ATGAGCGCCGCGATACTGACCCGCCAGGAGGCGATGGAACCGCAGAAACCGCTGGCCGCAATAACCAAGCCGCTGCTTGTCGTTCTGCCTTTCCTGGTCTTGCTGCTTGCTGCCTCGCTTTTGCCCGACTGGGCGGTGCGGGTCCCCAAGGACTGGACCATTCCGTTCGTCGACTGGGCGAACACCGTTTTCGACCACCTGCGCGATGACGCCATCTTCGGGCTGTTCTCGTTCCGCGACTTGACGCGCGCAATCGCCGAGCTGATCACCTGGCCGCTGACCTTCGTCGAGGGCTTGCTGGTCTCAGGCCTCCCCGGGATCGGTGTGGCCGCCATGCCCTGGGTGATGACCGCCGGGCTCGCAGGCGTGCTCGGCTGGTATCTCAAAGACTGGCGCCTTGGCGCGCTGGCCGCAGGCTGCGTCGCCTATATGGCGATCTTCGGCAAATGGGAACTGTCGATGATCACCCTGTCGGTGGTGCTGGTCGCCGCCCCCATCGCGGGTCTCATCGGTTTCGGCATCGGCATTATTGCAGTCAAGAAGCAGTGGTTCGAAGCGCTCATCGTGCCGTTGCTCAACGTGCTGCAGTCGCTGCCGCATTTTTCCTACCTGATCCCGATCGCCGTCTTCATCGGTGTCGGCCATAAGGCCGGCACGATCGCAACCGTCATCTTCGCCATTCCGCCGATGGCTCGCCTCACCATTCTCGGCCTCAAGGGCGTGGCCGAAGAGGTGCGCGAGGCCGGCAAGATGGCAGGCTGCACTCGCTTCCAGACCTTGTGGATGGTCGAGATCCCGTCGGCGCGCCAGCCGCTGCTCGTCGGCGTCAACCAAGTCATCATGCAGTGCCTGGCCATGGTGGTCATCGCCTCCTTTGTCGGTGCCCGCGGCCTTGGCCATGACCTGTTGTTCCGGCTCCAGGCGCTGAAGATAGGCCAGGCGCTGGAAAGCGGCGTGGCGATCGTCCTGATGGCGATCACCCTCGACCAGTTGAGCCGCGCTGCCGCCCACAAGGAGCCCTCGCATGTTGCGCCCGATGCCAGCCTGCTGCAGCGCTTCCCGTTTTTCGCCGCATCGCTAGTGGTCGTCGTCGCCTCGCTTCTCCTTGCCGCGATCACACCCTGGGCCCAAGCCTGGCCTTCGGAGCTTGCGCTCAGCACCGCACCCTTCTGGGATGCGCTCGTCGACTGGGTCACGGTCACGCTCTACGACCCGTTGCAATATCTCCGCAACGCCATGCTGCTCTACGTGCTGATCCCGATCCGCGACCTGTTCCAGTCGATCCCCTGGACGGCGATGGTAGCGCTCGTAGCCGCTGCAGGCTGGTCGCTCGGCGGTTTCAGACTCGCCGCGATCGTCTCCGGCTTCGTGCTGTTCATCGCCTTCGCCGGTTACTGGGAGCGCTCGCTGATCACCGCCTATATGGTGACCGTCGCGGTGCTGCTGTGCATCATGATCGGCCTGCCGATTGGCATCTGGGCCGCGCGCAGCGAGCGCCGCACCGGCATCGTCAAGTTGATGTGTGACACCTTCCAGACCTTCCCGTCCTTTATCTACCTGATCCCCGTGATCATGCTGTTCAAGGTCGGCGACGTCGCTGCGATCTCGGCGATCATCATCTATGCGATGATCCCGATCGTCCGTTACACCATCTTCGGCCTGCGCAACGTGCCCCAGGAGATCGTCGAGGCCGGCATCACGTCGGGCTGCACGCAAAGGCAGCTTCTGTGGAACATCCGTATGCCGCTTGCTTTCCCCGAGATCATGCTCGGTATCAACCAGACGATCATGTTTGCCCTGTTCATGGTCATCATCGCCGCCTTCATCGGCACCAAGGACATCGGCCAGGAGATCTTCCGGGCGCTGACCTTCAACGATGCCGGCAAAGGCCTCGTTCTTGGCCTCTGCGTCGCCTTCATGGGCCTGACCGCCGACCAGCTGATCACGGCATGGGCGACCAAGCGCAAACAAAGGCTGGGTCTGGCAGCCTGA
- a CDS encoding quaternary amine ABC transporter ATP-binding protein, with protein MSEAKIACRNLWKLYGSDPAGFLRRNHNNPSIETIRAEGYVPAVRNVSFDVMPGEILVVMGLSGSGKSTLLRCLARLIEPTSGEVMFEGRDILAATERELIELRRHKMGMVFQHFALLPHRTVLDNVAFPLQVRGTDRQKRERRAREVIELVGLKGREAYYPRELSGGQQQRVGIARSLAVGPDVWFLDEPFSALDPLIRREMQDEFLRLQKVLNKTIVFITHDFDEAIRVADRIAIMKDGVVEQLGTAEELVTCPATAYVAEFTRNVSHDRLLSVRAVMAPASSRKPDAAALQAQALLASVARQVLTSERPVDVVDDSGALVGTLTRDGLIDALYGKEQCA; from the coding sequence ATGTCCGAAGCAAAAATCGCATGCCGCAACCTTTGGAAGCTCTACGGCTCCGATCCCGCCGGCTTCCTGCGCCGCAACCACAACAACCCCTCGATCGAGACAATACGAGCCGAAGGCTACGTCCCCGCCGTCCGCAACGTCTCCTTCGACGTGATGCCGGGCGAGATCCTCGTCGTCATGGGCCTGTCCGGCTCGGGCAAATCGACCTTGCTGCGCTGCCTGGCGCGCCTGATCGAGCCGACATCTGGCGAGGTCATGTTCGAGGGCCGCGACATTCTCGCCGCCACCGAGCGCGAGCTGATTGAACTCAGGCGCCACAAGATGGGCATGGTGTTTCAGCACTTCGCCCTTTTGCCGCACCGCACCGTGCTCGACAACGTCGCCTTCCCGCTCCAGGTCCGCGGCACTGACCGCCAGAAACGAGAAAGACGCGCTCGCGAAGTCATCGAACTCGTCGGCCTCAAGGGTCGCGAGGCCTACTATCCGCGTGAGCTCTCCGGCGGCCAGCAGCAGCGCGTCGGCATCGCCCGCTCGCTCGCCGTCGGCCCCGATGTGTGGTTCCTCGACGAGCCGTTCTCCGCGCTCGATCCGCTCATCCGTCGTGAGATGCAGGACGAATTCCTGCGCCTGCAGAAGGTGCTCAACAAGACAATCGTCTTCATTACCCACGATTTCGACGAAGCAATCCGCGTTGCCGACCGCATCGCCATCATGAAGGACGGCGTCGTCGAGCAGCTCGGCACCGCCGAGGAACTGGTGACCTGCCCGGCCACCGCTTATGTCGCCGAATTCACCCGCAACGTCTCGCATGATCGCCTGCTGTCGGTTCGCGCCGTCATGGCGCCCGCATCCTCTCGCAAGCCGGACGCCGCTGCGCTCCAGGCACAGGCCCTGCTCGCCAGCGTCGCCCGCCAGGTGCTGACCTCGGAGCGTCCTGTCGACGTCGTCGACGATAGCGGCGCGCTCGTCGGCACGCTGACCCGCGACGGTCTGATCGATGCTCTCTACGGCAAGGAGCAGTGTGCATGA
- a CDS encoding glutathione S-transferase family protein, which translates to MALTLYSHPLASFCHKVLIALYENGTEFNQVIVDLGDPGETAALTAKWPVGKIPVLHDGARDRVLPETSIIIEYLQQHYPGPVTLLPTEAERQLDARLWERFFDLYVSVPMQKIVTDRIRPEGGNDPVGVADARRTLDTAYQMIESQLAGKSWATGEDFTIADCSATPGLFYASIVQPFASSQRNLAAYFERLIARPSVQRTLAEAQPYFHFFPYREAMPERFVHGQG; encoded by the coding sequence ATGGCGTTGACGCTGTACTCCCACCCTCTCGCCTCGTTCTGTCACAAGGTGCTGATCGCGCTTTACGAGAATGGGACCGAGTTCAACCAGGTGATTGTCGACCTCGGCGACCCCGGCGAGACGGCGGCGCTGACGGCGAAGTGGCCGGTTGGCAAGATCCCGGTGCTGCATGACGGGGCGCGCGACCGTGTGCTGCCGGAGACCAGCATCATCATCGAGTATCTCCAGCAGCATTATCCCGGGCCGGTGACGCTGCTGCCCACTGAGGCCGAGCGCCAGCTCGACGCCAGGCTGTGGGAGCGCTTCTTCGATCTTTATGTCAGCGTGCCGATGCAGAAGATCGTCACCGACAGGATACGCCCCGAAGGCGGCAACGATCCGGTCGGGGTAGCTGATGCGCGGCGCACGCTCGACACCGCCTACCAGATGATCGAGAGCCAACTGGCCGGCAAGAGCTGGGCGACAGGCGAGGACTTCACCATCGCCGACTGCTCAGCCACGCCAGGCCTGTTCTACGCCTCGATCGTGCAGCCCTTCGCCAGCAGCCAGCGCAATCTCGCCGCCTATTTCGAGCGACTGATCGCGCGCCCTTCGGTACAACGCACGCTCGCCGAGGCGCAGCCCTATTTCCACTTCTTCCCCTATCGCGAAGCCATGCCGGAACGATTTGTTCATGGCCAGGGATAA
- a CDS encoding response regulator transcription factor, with translation MNPSILIVDDDPDIRHVIGIALEKAGMHVHQAANGRLALEQLRQHHADLVVLDIGMPVMDGVECCKTIRASSHVPIVFLTAHDDEVDRIVGFELGADDYVSKPFSPRELLLRIKAILARGKQAGGIMRHGDLTLDSGRHACSLAGKDLPLTATEFSVLEILAARPGIVVGRGAMIDKAYGGNNTLSGRTVDSHVRNIRAKAAALGYADVIETVRGVGLRLGNCVAGPCAA, from the coding sequence ATGAACCCCAGCATTCTTATTGTCGATGACGACCCGGATATCCGCCACGTGATCGGCATCGCGCTGGAAAAGGCGGGAATGCATGTCCATCAGGCGGCCAACGGGCGCCTGGCCTTGGAGCAGTTGCGGCAACACCATGCCGACCTGGTGGTGCTGGACATCGGCATGCCGGTCATGGATGGGGTCGAATGCTGCAAGACCATCCGTGCCAGCTCACATGTTCCGATCGTCTTCCTGACCGCGCATGACGACGAAGTCGACCGGATCGTAGGGTTCGAGCTTGGGGCGGACGATTATGTCAGCAAGCCGTTCTCGCCGCGCGAACTGTTGCTGCGGATCAAGGCCATACTGGCACGAGGCAAACAGGCAGGCGGCATCATGAGGCACGGGGACCTCACCCTCGATAGCGGACGCCACGCCTGCTCGCTCGCCGGAAAGGATCTGCCGCTGACAGCGACAGAATTTTCGGTGCTGGAAATCCTCGCGGCTCGACCTGGAATCGTCGTCGGTCGTGGGGCCATGATTGACAAGGCCTATGGCGGGAACAACACCTTGTCAGGACGTACAGTCGACAGTCACGTGCGCAACATCCGCGCCAAGGCCGCGGCCCTTGGTTACGCCGACGTGATCGAAACGGTGAGAGGGGTGGGGCTGCGGCTTGGCAATTGCGTCGCTGGGCCTTGTGCCGCGTGA
- a CDS encoding GNAT family N-acetyltransferase — protein MNIRSEQPADVATIRALTRAAFANAPHSSQTEAAIVDALRDAGALTLSLVAEDAGKILGHVAFSPVTVGGDAGWYGLGPVSVWPDSQGRGIGQSLIHHGLDELRRIEGKGCVLIGDPAYYCRFGFVADPAVTYAGLPTQYVQRLTFGDAVPSGEIVYHAGFGAS, from the coding sequence ATGAATATTCGCTCCGAACAGCCTGCCGACGTCGCAACGATCCGCGCGCTCACCCGAGCGGCCTTCGCGAACGCCCCGCATTCCAGCCAGACCGAGGCTGCGATCGTCGACGCTTTGCGCGATGCCGGCGCGTTGACCCTGTCGCTGGTCGCCGAGGACGCCGGCAAGATACTCGGGCATGTCGCCTTTTCGCCTGTAACTGTCGGCGGCGACGCCGGCTGGTATGGTCTTGGCCCGGTTTCGGTCTGGCCCGACAGCCAGGGCAGGGGCATCGGCCAGTCGCTGATCCACCATGGGCTCGACGAGCTGCGCCGGATCGAAGGCAAAGGCTGCGTCCTCATCGGAGATCCGGCCTACTACTGCCGCTTCGGCTTTGTCGCCGATCCTGCCGTCACCTATGCCGGCCTGCCGACGCAATATGTCCAGCGGCTGACCTTCGGCGATGCCGTCCCCAGCGGCGAAATCGTCTATCATGCCGGTTTCGGGGCGAGCTGA
- a CDS encoding M23 family metallopeptidase, which produces MQDTDQTIAELGNEPPLIADGRAGPPDRREVSARWLSGTFLTGVTSSVLMGVALFAALDGREKLATPPEIAELATLAAGGDAGQRAKTTRLAPLRQIAKAKDRRRMEVSMLTKEGDREVIRTMPFVQIKMALAASHPTTRSYPAFDPLTVFAEDGPAQPPATAATGQIYGVKVESEMSLKTVDFPVETAAFDESSALSANEVEKVVRDAGGDLTEGDIQVASLHYVDPQRFGDAFADQTLAGSYGIKIVPENVSVTARADVDPETLSYAEDIIAFEKDRKIVDALADSGYAGEDAQGMANAVSRLLNATALKAGTVLRVGLEVRGDVGKIVRTSVYDRSQHILTIALDDRNQFVPGDEPEPNPEIATAFEDTPTVPTTSRGALPTVYDGIYRAAYSYGMSQDMTKKLVRLLSSDVDFQSRLNPSDRIEVFFSQPDGDDKASADSELLYVSANFGGNTRNFYRFQMGDGAIDYFDEDGRSARQFLLRNPLPNGKFRSGFGGRKHPILGYVKMHTGVDWAAPTGTPIIASGNGVVEKAGWAGGYGKQTMIRHTNGYETSYNHQSRIAPGVVPGARVRQGQVIGYVGTTGLSTGAHLHYELIVNGTKVDPMRVRLPTGRVLKGDELVAFKRERERIDDLLKDENKDALKVASTAKVSG; this is translated from the coding sequence ATGCAGGATACGGACCAGACCATAGCCGAGCTCGGCAATGAGCCGCCGCTTATCGCGGATGGCCGCGCCGGTCCCCCGGACCGACGCGAGGTTTCGGCGCGTTGGCTTTCGGGCACCTTCCTGACCGGCGTGACCTCAAGCGTGCTGATGGGCGTGGCACTGTTTGCCGCCCTCGATGGTCGCGAAAAACTTGCCACCCCGCCCGAAATCGCCGAACTGGCGACGCTGGCTGCCGGCGGCGATGCCGGCCAGCGCGCCAAGACCACTCGGCTCGCGCCACTGCGCCAGATCGCCAAGGCCAAGGACCGGCGGCGCATGGAAGTGTCGATGCTGACCAAGGAAGGCGACCGCGAAGTCATTCGCACCATGCCTTTCGTCCAGATCAAGATGGCGCTGGCCGCTTCGCATCCGACGACGCGCAGCTATCCCGCCTTCGATCCACTGACGGTGTTTGCCGAAGACGGCCCCGCACAGCCGCCGGCGACTGCCGCGACCGGCCAGATCTACGGCGTCAAGGTCGAGAGCGAGATGAGCCTCAAGACCGTCGACTTCCCGGTCGAGACAGCGGCCTTCGACGAGAGCTCAGCACTTTCCGCCAATGAGGTCGAAAAAGTGGTGCGCGATGCCGGCGGCGACCTGACGGAAGGCGACATCCAGGTTGCCTCTCTGCACTATGTCGATCCGCAGCGCTTCGGCGACGCCTTCGCCGACCAGACGCTCGCCGGCTCCTACGGCATCAAGATCGTGCCCGAGAACGTCTCCGTCACCGCGCGCGCCGACGTCGATCCCGAAACACTCTCCTATGCCGAAGACATCATCGCCTTCGAGAAAGACCGCAAGATCGTCGATGCGCTGGCTGACTCCGGCTATGCCGGCGAGGATGCCCAGGGCATGGCCAATGCTGTCTCGCGGCTCCTCAATGCGACCGCGCTCAAGGCCGGCACCGTTCTGCGCGTCGGCCTCGAGGTCCGCGGCGATGTCGGCAAGATCGTACGCACCAGTGTCTACGATCGCTCGCAGCACATCCTGACGATCGCGCTCGATGACCGCAATCAGTTCGTTCCCGGCGACGAGCCGGAGCCGAACCCCGAAATCGCCACCGCATTCGAGGATACGCCGACGGTGCCGACGACCTCGCGCGGCGCGCTGCCCACCGTCTATGACGGCATCTACCGCGCAGCCTATTCCTACGGCATGTCGCAGGACATGACCAAGAAGCTGGTCCGGCTGCTGTCTTCAGACGTCGACTTCCAGTCGCGGCTCAACCCATCCGACCGGATCGAGGTGTTCTTCTCTCAGCCAGACGGTGACGACAAAGCTTCGGCCGATTCCGAGCTGCTTTATGTCTCGGCGAATTTCGGCGGCAACACGCGCAACTTCTACCGCTTCCAGATGGGCGACGGCGCCATCGACTATTTCGACGAGGATGGCCGAAGCGCCCGCCAGTTCCTGCTGCGCAATCCGCTGCCCAACGGTAAGTTCCGCTCCGGTTTCGGCGGTCGCAAGCACCCGATCCTCGGCTACGTCAAGATGCACACCGGCGTCGACTGGGCCGCTCCCACCGGAACCCCGATCATCGCCTCGGGCAACGGTGTCGTCGAAAAGGCCGGCTGGGCCGGCGGCTATGGCAAGCAGACGATGATCCGCCATACCAACGGCTACGAGACGTCCTACAATCACCAGAGCCGCATCGCACCCGGCGTCGTTCCCGGTGCCCGCGTCCGCCAGGGCCAGGTCATCGGCTATGTCGGCACCACCGGCCTGTCGACCGGCGCGCACCTGCACTACGAGCTGATCGTCAACGGCACCAAGGTCGACCCGATGCGCGTGCGCCTGCCCACCGGCCGCGTGCTGAAGGGCGACGAGCTCGTCGCCTTCAAGCGCGAGCGCGAGCGCATCGACGACCTGCTCAAGGACGAGAACAAGGACGCGCTGAAAGTCGCCAGCACCGCCAAGGTCAGCGGCTAA
- a CDS encoding MFS transporter, with amino-acid sequence MDISDTTPTPANNNHVFCPPEARRYVLVSAILASSMGFIDGSVVSLAMPVIRADLGASLVDAQWISNGYMLFLSALVLLGGAAGDVFGVRNIFATGIVLFMVTSAACALAVDAEMLIVMRSAQGIGAALMVPGSLALIAKSYPSATRGKAIGQWAAFSSLTTAMGPFVGGMVLSFGADWMWRLIFAINVPIGLVALAMLLRKVPQDRPSSRRRLDITGAVLATAGLGLMAWGLTAFGLPTEARTVSPWLWIAVGAAIFAGFIVWEKWARAPMVKLELFASRAFTGANLYTLILFFAFNAVLFFLPMTVVSGWGAKEWEASLLFLPLSLFIAGLSSYSGRLSDAIGPRWPLTTGAAIVGISYVGLALTMPLMMLWQVTFPILLLKGLGMAIVVSPVSAAVMRATPEEDTGLASGINNALARAAGLMAVASLGAVAGVVFANVLGTAAPGAEFGAFVTAPLDAGAEALRVAATNSAFTAIAAISAAMCFVAAAVAWVTQPSWKRKEKA; translated from the coding sequence ATGGACATTTCCGACACAACGCCGACCCCGGCCAACAACAACCACGTCTTTTGCCCGCCGGAGGCGCGGCGCTATGTGCTGGTCTCGGCGATCCTTGCCTCGAGCATGGGTTTCATCGACGGCTCGGTGGTGTCGCTGGCCATGCCGGTCATCCGCGCCGACCTTGGCGCTTCGCTCGTCGACGCGCAGTGGATCAGCAACGGCTACATGCTGTTTTTGTCGGCGCTGGTCCTGCTCGGCGGGGCGGCCGGCGATGTCTTTGGCGTCCGCAACATCTTTGCCACAGGCATTGTCCTGTTCATGGTCACCTCGGCGGCCTGTGCGCTCGCCGTCGACGCCGAGATGCTGATCGTCATGCGCTCTGCGCAAGGCATCGGTGCCGCGCTCATGGTACCGGGCAGCCTCGCCCTCATCGCCAAGTCCTATCCCAGTGCGACGCGCGGCAAGGCCATCGGCCAGTGGGCGGCGTTCTCATCGCTGACCACGGCGATGGGACCGTTCGTCGGCGGCATGGTGTTGTCCTTTGGCGCCGATTGGATGTGGCGGCTGATCTTCGCCATCAACGTGCCGATCGGGCTCGTGGCGCTTGCCATGCTGCTCAGGAAGGTGCCGCAGGATCGGCCGTCGTCCAGGCGCCGGCTCGACATAACGGGTGCCGTGCTGGCAACCGCCGGCCTTGGCCTGATGGCCTGGGGACTGACCGCCTTTGGGCTGCCCACTGAGGCGCGCACTGTTTCGCCATGGCTGTGGATCGCGGTCGGGGCTGCAATCTTCGCCGGCTTCATCGTATGGGAGAAGTGGGCGCGGGCGCCGATGGTCAAGCTCGAGCTGTTTGCCTCGCGCGCTTTCACCGGTGCCAATCTCTACACGTTGATCCTGTTTTTCGCCTTCAACGCCGTGCTGTTCTTCCTGCCGATGACCGTCGTCTCGGGCTGGGGTGCCAAGGAGTGGGAAGCGAGCCTGCTGTTTCTGCCGCTGTCATTGTTCATCGCCGGCCTGTCGAGCTATTCGGGCCGGCTGTCTGACGCCATCGGCCCGCGCTGGCCGCTGACAACAGGCGCTGCGATCGTCGGTATTTCTTATGTCGGCCTGGCTCTGACCATGCCGCTGATGATGCTGTGGCAGGTGACCTTCCCGATCCTGCTGCTCAAGGGGCTCGGCATGGCGATCGTCGTCTCGCCGGTTTCGGCGGCGGTGATGCGGGCGACACCGGAAGAGGACACCGGGCTCGCCTCCGGCATCAATAACGCGCTCGCTCGTGCCGCCGGCCTGATGGCAGTGGCGTCGCTCGGCGCCGTCGCCGGCGTGGTCTTTGCAAATGTCCTGGGAACGGCGGCACCCGGTGCGGAGTTCGGCGCCTTCGTGACAGCACCGCTCGATGCCGGGGCAGAAGCCTTGCGGGTGGCCGCGACCAACAGCGCCTTTACGGCCATCGCCGCCATCTCGGCTGCGATGTGCTTCGTTGCCGCAGCCGTTGCCTGGGTCACCCAGCCGTCGTGGAAAAGGAAGGAAAAGGCTTAG
- a CDS encoding ArsR/SmtB family transcription factor — protein MIEPQQLDRVFIALSDAGRRGMVERLSIGPATVKQLAEPHGMRLPSALKHLKVLEDGGIVASRKVGRTRTYTIEPMALAGINDWVRQRQTAMNQAFDRLVQAMKDLPEEQDQ, from the coding sequence ATGATCGAACCGCAACAACTGGATCGCGTCTTCATCGCCCTTTCAGATGCCGGCCGACGCGGCATGGTCGAGCGCCTGAGCATAGGTCCGGCAACAGTCAAGCAACTGGCCGAACCGCACGGCATGCGGCTGCCCTCGGCGCTGAAACATCTGAAGGTGCTCGAGGATGGCGGCATCGTCGCCTCGCGCAAGGTCGGCCGGACCCGCACTTATACGATCGAACCCATGGCATTGGCCGGCATCAACGACTGGGTGCGACAGCGGCAGACTGCGATGAACCAGGCATTCGACCGCCTCGTGCAGGCGATGAAGGATCTTCCCGAGGAGCAGGATCAATGA
- a CDS encoding outer membrane protein, translating into MKIHAGLLMTTALIAMSAGTARAENVTTETAPAGTAYADATDWSGIYAGLHVGFADGAATQGEQWVPGFEAGFELDGLLAGGQVGALAQFGNFVLGVQGDVSGAGLSGNYDFGFGPFPNISMEVNWLASLTARGGVAFDSVLLYGLAGLAVADTAIKYPGGSADPTYTGYTAGAGVALKLNANWSVFGEYAYYGLGEQEFDGDTYDLSLSSGKVGLNYKF; encoded by the coding sequence GTGAAGATACATGCTGGCCTTTTGATGACTACTGCGTTGATTGCGATGAGCGCGGGGACGGCGCGGGCGGAAAACGTGACTACCGAGACCGCCCCAGCCGGCACGGCGTATGCTGACGCGACGGACTGGAGCGGGATCTACGCCGGCCTGCATGTCGGTTTCGCCGATGGCGCCGCGACGCAAGGGGAACAATGGGTTCCTGGTTTTGAGGCAGGCTTCGAGCTTGACGGCTTGCTCGCCGGCGGCCAGGTCGGCGCTCTGGCGCAGTTCGGTAACTTTGTGCTCGGTGTGCAGGGCGATGTCTCCGGGGCTGGCCTGAGCGGTAACTACGACTTCGGCTTCGGGCCATTTCCCAACATCTCCATGGAGGTCAACTGGCTGGCCAGCCTGACCGCCCGTGGCGGTGTCGCCTTCGACAGCGTGTTGCTCTACGGCCTGGCCGGTCTGGCCGTGGCGGATACTGCAATAAAGTACCCGGGAGGATCCGCCGACCCCACATACACCGGGTACACGGCTGGCGCCGGCGTCGCTTTGAAACTCAATGCCAATTGGTCGGTTTTCGGTGAGTACGCCTATTACGGGCTTGGCGAGCAGGAGTTCGATGGGGATACCTACGACCTCAGCCTTTCAAGCGGCAAGGTCGGCTTGAACTACAAGTTCTGA
- a CDS encoding SRPBCC domain-containing protein: MPDGAELTFRADYFDILAERRIIYGFEMSLGGTRISASLATIELLPEAGRTRMRFTEQLAFLGTAEAMAARIAGTETGFDRLVEILTRETASVH, from the coding sequence ATGCCTGATGGCGCGGAGCTTACTTTCCGCGCCGACTATTTCGACATTCTGGCGGAGCGGCGCATCATCTATGGTTTTGAGATGAGCCTTGGCGGCACGCGCATCTCGGCATCGCTGGCGACCATTGAACTTTTGCCCGAAGCCGGCCGGACGCGCATGAGATTTACCGAGCAGCTGGCCTTTCTCGGCACCGCCGAGGCTATGGCGGCGCGCATTGCGGGCACCGAAACCGGCTTCGACCGGCTGGTGGAAATCCTCACCAGGGAAACGGCGAGCGTGCACTGA